CGCAAATGCGAGGCGTAAGCATGTCCCAGGTGGTGCGGGAGGCGTTGGAACGGGCGTTGTTGGAAGATGCCGAGGCGCGCAGAGCGCGGAAACGGCGGCTTATGCAGCAGTTAGACGAACTCAGCCCGCAATTGTTCGAGCAAACGGACCTGGTGCATACTGCGGAAGACCTCAATGCCATGCGAGAGGAGCGGATGAATGAACTCGTTCGTACAGCCTTTGGTCATTGATTCCAACATAGGCGTATGGTCTATCGTCAATGGCCCCTATTTGGAGCCCAAAGCCATACGGGAGTGGTTTTCCCAACAGGCGACCATCGTTGTTCCCGGCCTGTGGGTGTACGAAGTGACCTCGGTCGTGTACCGATATGGGCGTCAGAAAGCCGTAGATGCCCGCCAAGCCCTGGCTATTATCCTGGACACGCCCGATGAAATCATCCATCCAGATAGCGCCCTGGCGATAGCGGCTCATGATTGGGCTGAGCGTTTGGGACAAGCGA
The sequence above is a segment of the Chloroflexota bacterium genome. Coding sequences within it:
- a CDS encoding ribbon-helix-helix protein, CopG family, with amino-acid sequence MYTRVQFVLTEDLHRRLRQAAQMRGVSMSQVVREALERALLEDAEARRARKRRLMQQLDELSPQLFEQTDLVHTAEDLNAMREERMNELVRTAFGH
- a CDS encoding PIN domain-containing protein; the protein is MNSFVQPLVIDSNIGVWSIVNGPYLEPKAIREWFSQQATIVVPGLWVYEVTSVVYRYGRQKAVDARQALAIILDTPDEIIHPDSALAIAAHDWAERLGQAKAYDAFYLALAEQLGAEFWTGDKRLYNRARQVGADFVRFVSEASTGGG